A stretch of DNA from Lentisphaerota bacterium:
AGAAAGCGGTCGCGGTCGCGTTGCTTCTCCCGGTGCCGCCACACCTTGTTCCGAACGAGATAGGTGTAGAACACGTCCGATCCGATGTAGAACGAATCGTGCGATTCAAGCATCGCCTCCGCCTGGGGCCAGTTCGATTCTAGAATCCGGCGCGCGACCAGCATGCCGACGGTCTTACCTCCGATCAGGCCGCTGCCGATCAGGCGGGCGCGGACGGCAATCAGATCTTCCAGCCTGAGGTGCCGCTCCACCAGCGCCATCATGGCCGGATCGCGCGTGACCATCATCCGGACGATCTGATGCCGGACGTCAGCCTCCTGTTCCGGCGCATGCCATGCGTCCCCGCGCGAGGCCACGATCTCCCCGGCGCGCCCAAAGACCCGCTGGCCGTGCTCGCCTGCTTCTGCCCAGGACGGACCGGCTGCGGCCAGCACCCGGGAGATCACAGCGCTGGACGTCACCTGTTCAAAGCGGTCATCCGCCCGCCAGGCGTGCAGCATGTGGATGGTCGGCGTGTAGCGAAACTGCGTCTTGATCGGCCGGACATGCAGGACCTCTTGATGACGAAAGACGTCCAGAAACAACTGGGTGGTTTCAATGATTGGCTCGGTGGCCTGGCGTGAATGCCGGTGCCGCAGCAGACCGAAATAGGTGATGGTCTGGAGGTCAAAGAGATACGGACAGGTCAGCATGAAAAAATTGCCGAGCATCGCGTCCGAATACCAGTCCACGGCCAGATCGGAGAGGCAATCAAAGAGGTAATAGGCTCCGGGGCCAGCCTCGGTGATCGCGCTGTGGATCCGGTGAATAAAGGATTCAAAGCCATCCTCAGGATCCAGTGTCATCGTCTGAATGCCGCTGTCCGGAGCGATCAGCGGGGCGTGCCGGGCAAACCTGAAGTAGATCAAGCGCCGTCCATCGCGCTGCGCGGCGCGCACATAGGGTGTCACAAACACCT
This window harbors:
- a CDS encoding phosphoenolpyruvate synthase, with amino-acid sequence MSEHAPVHTTGLPSLDAALSGILTGDNIVWHVEAIQDYQVFVTPYVRAAQRDGRRLIYFRFARHAPLIAPDSGIQTMTLDPEDGFESFIHRIHSAITEAGPGAYYLFDCLSDLAVDWYSDAMLGNFFMLTCPYLFDLQTITYFGLLRHRHSRQATEPIIETTQLFLDVFRHQEVLHVRPIKTQFRYTPTIHMLHAWRADDRFEQVTSSAVISRVLAAAGPSWAEAGEHGQRVFGRAGEIVASRGDAWHAPEQEADVRHQIVRMMVTRDPAMMALVERHLRLEDLIAVRARLIGSGLIGGKTVGMLVARRILESNWPQAEAMLESHDSFYIGSDVFYTYLVRNKVWRHREKQRDRDRFL